TCATCCTTACACAAATTTGCCCTAGTTCATCAACATGTGATCCACACATGATCCCCACGTGATGTGAGATGATGCTCCCAGGTCCGCTGCGAGCTGGCAAGGAGGCCAGCAATCCCCTCGCGTGTGCGGGCCCGTAAGGAGATACGGGGCAATGTCCACTGACCCCCCGGACGATCGCGGGGATCCGCCAGAAGGCAAGGCGGAAGGCGGCGTTCCGCCGCCACCCCCAGGGGTCCACCCGCCGGACGAGATCAGCTACCTCGTCCGGCGCCTCATGATCTACATCCCGGCGCTGAGGGAGGGCCCCCTCCCGGACTCGAACCTCACCGGCGCTGGTCGTGAAGACGTAGATGAGGATGAAGCACCTAAGTCGCTCGACGTACCATCCGTGATCCGGAAGGGTGACGAGCTCGACCCCCAGCTCATGAAGGAGCGGACGACCAGTCGGCTCGCCTACACCCTTCTCGGGCTGCTGATCGGCCTCACTGCGGTGACGGTCGTGGCCATCTTCCGCCTTCCCGCTGACGATGCGGTGGCGAAGCTGATGGACCTCAGCAACAACCTGCTGGTGATCGTCGCCGGCGCGCTCGGATACTACTTCGGCAACAGGAAGTCCGGAGACTGATCCGTCGGTGGTGCGGGAACCTCACCCGGATCCCGCACCCGCGCATCTGTCACCCAGCTGCAGCGATGCCTTGAATATCGAGTACGGCATCGCGTCCAGGGCCAGCGTCAACGAGTTGTCGGACGAGTCGTAGTCGGTGGCGACGATCTGGCAGATGGTTGAGCCGATGCGGGGCGAGCCGGCAACTGGCTATTCACCGGGGTCGGTCGGCCTGGTGTCGCGGACCCATTGGAGAAACACCTCAGCTGTCCAGCACGTGATGTCGAGTTGGTCGCAGGCCGTTTTCAGCGCCATCTTCAAAGGCGGCCGGTCGATCACGTCATTGGTCGCCACGACAACGTCGCGAGGCGGGTTGGCTCTGGAGAGCTCATGGGCCATGGCCACCACATACGGGTCGGCTGGCTCGTTGGCCGGCTCCGCATTCTCCTGAACCAATGGAGCGGTGATGTGGAGAATCTCGGCCATGGTCTCGTCCGTGGGCTCCGGCTGACAGACCAGGGTCCTCGCCCTGGCGATCCAGGCTCCCGGTGCGTCAGGGTGACGTGCGAACGCGATCTCCTTGTACACCTGCCGGGGGAACACGAGACGGCCGTCTTGGACCAGTTGCAGCATGTGTTCGAAGATCGCCCACTGCTCGTCGATCCTGACAAGCGTCTTGAGTTTGATGATGACGGACGTGTCGATGACGCAGACGAGCGGAGGGGGTTCGGACTCGTCAGAAGGCGGGTACACCCGGCACCTCGTCCGCGATGCGCCGGGCATCGTCGACCGTGATGCGGAGAACCGATAGAGCCTCGTTCGGCGGCAACGACCCGAGCAGCAGAGCGACTGTGTGCTGGCCGTACTCACGTAGCCTCAGCGTCGGCCGCGGTGCCGATCGGACCTGTTCGGATTCGCGTGTCCTGCCCGGGACGAAGACTCGCAGCACCTCGCTGTACAGCCCTGGCTCAGCGTAGCCAAGGTCACGCAGCCGCAGCGCCGCTGCACGCGCACTAACCCGGAAACGGGACATCACAGAACGCACCGCTTCGATGCCGCCGGCGCCGAACCCGATGCCAGCGGAGCGGATCAGCTCGTACATTGCCGACCGGGGCATGAGCAGCGCAGCCGAGAAGCGGTCACACCACTTCTCTTCGTCGGAATCGACCACAATGTCAGCGGGCTCGAGACAGGCCGTTGCTTGGCGCAGCGTCAGATGGGCGAGTTCGTGCCCGAGAGTGTAGGAACGCACTGCCGGTGAGGTGCTGGCATTGAGAACGACCATCGGAGCGCGCTCATCCCAGCTCGCGAAGCCGCGGACCTCATCCTTGCCGAGCCGCAACGAAAACACGAGGACACCGGCGTCCTCTAGGGCCGCTCTCCAGTAGTTCAGCGCGGCGTAGTCATCCCGCCAAACCTGCTGCTCAGGAACGCGGAGCCATCCGCGTACTAGGTCAGCCACCTTCTCGGGATCCTGGCTCATAGAGGCAAAAGGAATCTCCGGGGGTCTGTCTTCGCGTGTCGCCCATGAGACTGCCTGCTGCAAGCGTTTCGCTCGGCGGACCTCAAGAAGCGCGCCGGAACCCACCATCTTGTCGCCCCCGCCAGGAGGATGACGGAACCCCGAGGGAAGGGCAGAACCAGCGGGCGGTTCAGGCAAAAAGAAGAAGACGCGCGGGCGGTGCAGCGCAGCAGCCAACGCGGAGGTCTGGCCTACGGTTGGGCGCGATGTGCCAGCCATCCACCCCTCAAGAACGGTCGGGTCTACATGAATGGCTCGAGCGACCTCAGCCGGGGTGCGGCCATCTTGGCGAATCGCCCAGGAGAGCACGCTCGGCGTGATCGGCGACTCTTTCGCGGCCATTGTTGCCTCCATCTCGCTACCGAGAGGCCCTGACGTTTGTCAGAGTATCGACCAATGCTGGACTGCACACCGCTTGGCGGCGCGTTACTGAGCCAAATGTCGGAGTCAACAACGAGCAGCTACAGCGGGCAGGAGTGGACCGACGATCAGGTGCGCCAGTTGCGTGAGCTGGCTGCGGGCAATACGCCGGTCGGTGTGATGAGCCTGAAACTGGGCCGGACCGAGGACGCGATCCGCTCAAGGGCGCAGTCGGAGGGGATCGCCCTGTCTCCGCCGAACCGGTCGCCGTACGGCGACATGAGGTGAGCCGTGGGCGCATGCTGGTGGCATGGCTGGCGCCTGGCGGTGCGGGAAGTGCGATGGGATGAAGGTTCCGGAGCATAAACGGGATGAATTGCACTAGATGCAACATTTGCCCGCTGGTCCGGATCGGCTAATCGCGCTGGTCAGGGAGGTGCAACGAGAGTGCGGGTTTGACCGTCGCCGGCCTCTGACCTAGGCAGACGGGTTCACTGCAACATTGATGCATCTACTGCAACAGCCTGGAGATGGTCTGATGGATCGCGACGCGAAGCAGAGCCACGATGCTGCGATGCCTGGTCTGACTGTTCAACGTAAAGCCCCTACCGTGGCGTTACAGGCCGGGTTGCCCGGAACCCTCGAGATCGACACCTCAACAAACTGCCTGGTCGTCCGCAGCCCCATGAGCACTCCTGCCGACCCCGACCGCCTCGTCGACATCGACGTGGCCTG
This Kribbella sp. NBC_00482 DNA region includes the following protein-coding sequences:
- a CDS encoding DUF4411 family protein — encoded protein: MYPPSDESEPPPLVCVIDTSVIIKLKTLVRIDEQWAIFEHMLQLVQDGRLVFPRQVYKEIAFARHPDAPGAWIARARTLVCQPEPTDETMAEILHITAPLVQENAEPANEPADPYVVAMAHELSRANPPRDVVVATNDVIDRPPLKMALKTACDQLDITCWTAEVFLQWVRDTRPTDPGE
- a CDS encoding ImmA/IrrE family metallo-endopeptidase, producing MAAKESPITPSVLSWAIRQDGRTPAEVARAIHVDPTVLEGWMAGTSRPTVGQTSALAAALHRPRVFFFLPEPPAGSALPSGFRHPPGGGDKMVGSGALLEVRRAKRLQQAVSWATREDRPPEIPFASMSQDPEKVADLVRGWLRVPEQQVWRDDYAALNYWRAALEDAGVLVFSLRLGKDEVRGFASWDERAPMVVLNASTSPAVRSYTLGHELAHLTLRQATACLEPADIVVDSDEEKWCDRFSAALLMPRSAMYELIRSAGIGFGAGGIEAVRSVMSRFRVSARAAALRLRDLGYAEPGLYSEVLRVFVPGRTRESEQVRSAPRPTLRLREYGQHTVALLLGSLPPNEALSVLRITVDDARRIADEVPGVPAF